The window acaatatgaactcacctcctaatttgatgagatttagaatttaggttatttaggacctaagttatttattacagtgagaaattttcatcagaaactcctttcacttaagttacattccacataagttgcattcatcagcaaaaattctgttattcaacaatgcacaagtgtaaactacattatgtttggattaaataatttgattaagtttgttaattaagttaaaaataaaattagattcacTTAAGTCTAGATTTAGTTTAGTTGAAGCataagtgcaaattaggttacgttgagtacaatatacattatttaaaaagtaaaatacttgctttaagtgaaattcagttaaaattagagtcacggttaaaacaaaaaattgcgtatgttatataattctgtattcaggctaacaatcagccatattaatatataaggttaatttgttgaatttagtgagcgaagcaagaacaggaaacacttgcttaaaatgtatggatgtcttattttgaaattgagaacatggaatcattgaacctaaccttaacttaagcataactaaactcaattgaatttcacgtaaaccaagttatttacttgaaataatgtattttactattgtacagtgttgaattacaaagttttaagtgaggtTACTGTGTCCCTTTTgctgagcgacataactcaagtgaaagatgtttttgacaaaagatttgagttgtaatgattaacttaaataagctatatcccaattttcatcaagatcacaggtaactccttaattgtaaataactatacagattttttgcatacattgcttttagaagtaaaatcaaatttttaaaacctaaccTTATTTATGGCTGTAaaagcttagatagaaaaaattaaaagagtatgcttttttgtagatatatgtgtaatattttttaatttagtgaccagatttcttaaATTTCCAGTTTGATACttgctctgaagttacattgatgatttttaaacaacttttaattttttagtacggcaaggcattttagacatatgtctaggtatttcattgttattaaagcacatgcttgttcattgaaatagttctaattacacgactgcccataagaactgtatttagggtatatgtatgtttgtttgtttatttcttccaccgtagcagcagcagtatggattttcaaaattcaaatcgattcacagtggctgaaccgatttagaagtATTACCCTCATGTTAAAACccttacattaccgggtgcaTCATAGGCTGCATACAtgtatatgaggtctataaataaagtaatgaaactagttcagaaaaaccttttatttacaatctagttatacatggactctacaccttcaagatagttcccttgggaagccacacaattcttcaaacagttttcccactcttcatagcagtgttggaactcagaagctagaatatccttcagatggttgttcacatttttttgttttgttttctacttttCCAAAATGGtttcctttgaggtgtttttttaagtcgggaacaggaaaaagttgcagggactcaagtcaggtgaataaaattgttgtggaactatagggatgttatttttttactagaaactcgttaattcagactgcagtttgacaaggtccattgtcatgatgcagcatccagttgtctttgaagagtggtctcacatgggcaactcttttcttatctttagctcctggcatgacTCGAGAGTATTCACCACTTTTTGGTAAaagctttgttaagcttaatttaatgaattaaatagggtgtatagcttttaagtaaggtcagtccatttcaaatcattcagctaaaaattaaaatgaaacccatCGTCTCAGAATGTCGAGAGAATTTTTTCTTTGgtctatttgccacccttattaccatgtaaagttttattttgataacttaaatactttttaagttactaattatttaaatttctcaaaaaatacattattgttgtttctgggggatttagtgattatgatgttgatttagtaaaaaactcataactttttctgtaaatatgcagaataaggtaaaaattcatttagcaacttatctctttattgctgcagtaaataaactcaaacctggacttcatcattttttgtaaaaaaacataaaattttaaaatgcaatttaaaataaaaggcactattcgttcaaaaggcaaCAGTATTCATTAcccactgtatttatttaattttgcacataaaatcatgcataagttttcgtacaaagtaccatttttttttaattaaattttaaactgtataatttaattttgtctaaactttaaaagttaacattcaatgaattgaatagaatcagtgaacgaaagaatttaaagttttttaagagtcttgatgtaggctcatttgctatttacacctattatgttagtgaaattacacaaatgtttcttacaataaaagtgttttgaactaaacaccaacaacttgttatttatggacttgtgtttgttttaacatcttgttgtactgaagattgattgaactaattttttttgtcatgaaaGAGTACATTCTGCCAGATGGAGATGGAGGGTTGACACATGAATTTACGTTGCTTACATGAATCCAGCAAATATCTTCTTTTGAGAGCCACTGAAAAGACTGAGCAGGCCTGTCGGATgcagaaaattaacttttatgtCGCCTTCATCTTCATGTTTTGTTAAAACTAATCCAAAAAACCACTGGTCATCATAAGTACAGACAATGTAGATGTGCACACTAACGTCAGACATCTTCACTGATTTGTTTTCTCCAGAAAAACTGAAGAGTGAGcagaaattttcatcaaaactTACACGTTTTGTTGAGTCTTCAGATTTGGATTCAAAGTGGTGAAAACTATGTGTCCCAGGAACATTCTTGGCTTACGAGAAACGAGCCTCTAGTTTTTGTCATGCCTGtatcattgtttcttttataatcattgtaaattttatgttttctatttttgtcTTGCAAAATTCAAAGAATCTATGGTCATTATCAATGGCATTACCAGGACTATGTTGGAGACTTGATTTTGTCACAATGCACTTGAAAGGAAAAATTCATCACCAGatttggtaaaaatttttttatctttatttttggcCATGTTCGAAATCTTATATCCcagttatatagttttataataggtGGAAAGTGCAGCTTTTAAACAACATAGtccatacattttgttttttgacctATATAGTATTGTAGGTAAGaaagctaatttatttttttaattacattggtAGTGACTGTCTAGGTTGAATGAATTAATGAAACTTCAttaagaaatctttaatgtacATAAACAAAGATTAAATAGCACCCGTGacaattttagcattaaaatgGATTACTGATTGATCAGTGCCTCTATATAAGCATCATAACATACATCCTGTCCATTGGctgatgttaatttataataaacatataggttgataacattttaattttttaggaataatattacttcttttttcgTTTTCAGTTGCCTCTATCACCGGTATTATTAGATACCTTCAAATTATAATCGACACTTATAAAGATAAAACACCACCAAGACATTTGAGAGTTTACTTAAAAGAGTTGGTTGAAAAAAGATCAAAGAGACTTAGAAAGCTTAGATTGgcagattataaattatttgaatgggTTATTGAAAACTTGGACCTTATTCATAAAGCGAGACCTACTCCGTaagtatatgttattattatttatgggtTTTAGTAGAACTTCTTTTTAGTATTGcaatcttttcatttttacattttttgtttatactgcataaagttcacataaataatatcaattatcatttcatatatttagtaatgttagaaattgttggttttattttatgcatttaacCTCATTTCAATTTGATATCAAAAGCTGTGTagctatttttcaacatttattgatgaaaattgaatttttttgttttttggatgaGAAAAGTGAGAACTAAAAGGAAGCAGTATTAAAACTTGTCTATATGTGATTTTGTAGTAAGTGTTGTGCATGTAATAACTATAAATGTTCTTACTGTTCATGATTCTGttgttatttgataattaatgaagaaaaaaaatttataaacatatatcattgaaaagcaaGTAAATTCcacttttataaatgtatttaagatattttatagtAATGTGCCTAAATCTGTAAATTCAGATAGAAATACAAGGAGtaactgaaatgtaatgcacgCTAGAAAGTAACAGGAGAACAGAATGTTGCACAAAGTAACAGatgctgccattttgtaatttcattcccTTACTACTAAACATTCTGAAACTCATCGACCCACACCCTCTCATTAGCTACCATTGTTACAGAGTCGAGTATGCCTGCTATGTTAAGGGTCTAAAATAATGAGAACAATGAGATTGAATTTGTAACAGTGGAAAAAGTAAATGTTAGCAACATTTATTGTCATCTAAATGATGATAAGGTAATAAGATTTGACTGAAGTATGGTCAGTCGgtgggcaataaaattttatgtatcagAAGTAGATAAAGCGAATATTGTGAATGACCACAAAGTGGTCTTTTGGTTTCTATGGCTGAAAGGAGCTAGATGAATCAATTCAAAATGATCGTTGCATCACACAACAACAATATCACCATACAGATAAACATATCAAAATGACAAGTTTACAAGTAGGACACGTACAACTGGGCCGCTGTAAAATGTGCATGATGATTTGCACGCAAACTCACAAACAATAATGAAAGTTGTTTTGAAGagcttctaaaattttattacgtggaagtttccttttcaatattgtgatggaTGATAAAACTTAGGTGATTCATTACAACCAAGAAGAAAAACAGCAGAGCATGGAATATTGATTGACATTATGATttcctacaataaaaaaagttcaaagttTTTTTGAAACCTTCTGAAAAAATTCTCTTTGCATTATTCTGTGattccaaataaatttatgtgCCTCTACTACCTGGAATCTGAGTCAACTAAATTCTGTGCAACAACCACGTCTTgtgaagttaaatttaaacttatgcCACACCACATTCACCACTTATGGCATCTtgcaatttttacttcttttcgtAATTAAAGAGAGATATTAAGATCATTTATTTCACCATCGCTAGCATTCTTCAGTAACGGAATGAGAAAAATGGCACTGTCAGGAGAAATGCGTAGCTATAAATGGTgtctatttagaaaaataaatgtaaatctttgtagcaaataaaatgtacctatttattgtcatatttatttcatttgactaCAACTCTAATTATTTGCGAGCTGTTTAACTGCATTGTAGCTTAACTGCAAGTACTATAGTTCATTGTGGATATGGTAGGACAGTAATTCATTGTGTGATATTATTATGCAATGCAAactatgaaattcatttaaaagaaagttttttcagtcactaaaataacaatcaatcgtgtcatatttaaaaaaaaaaatctgaagtgttAGTTAATGCAttacatataatacattatatgtacatacaatacaaataatgtatgtatatatatatatatatatataatgtattaaatacataACTTAGTTATGTAGttagttattagttttaataactgTGCAGTCAGAGttcaagaaattttgaaaaatctctgaatgtttttatattttgggaAATTTTGGTTGAATGTAACCTGCTGGTTTGCTGGCTTTGGTTTTTATCTCttataaacctattttttttataacaaatgtgtgtcatatttttttatatgattcatAAGAATGGTGTAGATGGCAGGAACACAAAAAAGTACAATATAGTACAACAAATACCCTGTATCTCTACATAGTATTCtggaattacattaaaattatctgtaatacTAATTCATTAATTGCATATTAAGTTTATTCAGGGATTGACAATATTgcttaataatacaaaaaatagataagaaattagcggtaggaatttaaaataaatatttacatttccctcattgaatgaataaataattttattagccaacataagattttttataaatgcagtttATAATGCAGTTAATCTGAATAAAAAGCttaatcttacaaaatattttaaaacaattgcagaacttttgtatataaatatgttttatgagATATTACAGATTACATACTATAGTTAAAACGGGATGTATTAGGTATTACTGGCAAAACAATAGCTTTTGTGCCAGcaactgttgtaatttttatttcaaaataaagccTACCTGTCTTAATATTGTCTTTAACATTTATAAAGAGATGGtagaatttattcaaaatgtcCGGTTTTGTTTATAACAGTATATCATTCAGCTGGCCCCCGTACATTCAAACTATAGGAAAAATCATTATCTGATATCCATCCatgtttcagttaatattattatgttgagaactattttagttttgaataatataaataaattcttcaaaattcttACTTGTACTACATATATTCACATGCAAAACATTAAAGATACTTAGTCGTTTCTTACTTAAAAACAGGttcaaatactaaaaatttcatCGCTTACTGTGCACATTCTaacattctaaattaataacatcatGAAAGTTAATATCATGAAttgattattcaaaaataaaagaaaaggaaatttaaatcttgtaggaagataaaaagtaaaataaaatgtaagctgAACCGCCTCCAAACTGAGTTGTTAGAAACGATTATATAACATTActtattaagtgataaaatccaAGTCTCCCTTTTATTACCTTTCTAAGTTTTCAGTTTTCCTAACAAAAATTTGCATGTGTTCATTTACGTGCATGTGTGTTTCCCAAAGATTGTTGTTATTGATCTCAAAAGATTTTAGACCtcctctttttttctttgttcttaagGCAGATTTTATTATGATTGCACTTGATTTATTGGCTATCCTCATTCTGTGTACAGTCTGTCTATACATCATCTTTCTTGAAGTTACATTCATTCTTTCTATAAGCGTAGAAGGAGCAGACAATGAGAATTGTTAtgcttgaacaatcaaaaggacaGGTCAGTGCTAGTACTGAAGGTCCTGAGATAGAAGTATTGCCTGGGACCAGCAGAGGACAGTTATAAGTTCATGTTCAATAAACAATATACAAGATAGAAGTTTGAATAAAAGTGATTACAGTGTGTGGGAGCATTTGGAGTAAATGTTTGGTAACAAACAAGTGAAGAGTGCATCATGAGTATTCCATTTTGAACAGTGGTTGAAACTGTTCAACGAGTTATTTATGAACAGGAATAAAATAGATattctattcatttataattgtagtgtatttttttataatttattattaaattaatttctattttgtacattatttaataattgagtAATATAGTGTATTTGTCAGAAATTTTTATGTGTGCTCTTAATATCCTTAATCAAACTGTAAACACGggacaatatataaattttaatccatctgtagttatgtaaatttaatataaatctattagTACATGAATCAGAATGACCATGTGGATATATCAATGATCACCTTAAAGTCACATTAACACTATATGCACAAACTGTTAACATCTACTAACCAAGAAGTTGGGTGCCAACTTCTCTGTTATGACCATCTCTCTTATGGTGATAAGAAGTTTTTCGGATAACAGATTAAATCAATTCATAATATCAGTTGGAAGTACCCTGTGTGTTTTGGAAAACAGAAAAtccattgattttaattttacatttttgttattttattttatttatttatttatagttgtttATACTCCATGTTGTATGTTACTACTCCAGTAACATGTTCTTTGTTATGTTAACAGGAATCCTgaaaaagttgaaagaaaaaaatcattaagaagaTTAACAGATCTATATTGTGATACATTAAGACAAGAACGTTTAGACCAATATAGGGATCACCTTGAGTCACAACATGAAAAATTCTTACAAGAAAAACTAGAGACTTTACAGTGGATccaaaataaagagaaagaatgC of the Lycorma delicatula isolate Av1 chromosome 10, ASM4794821v1, whole genome shotgun sequence genome contains:
- the bonsai gene encoding 28S ribosomal protein S15, mitochondrial isoform X2, which codes for MESVKRHNFDDSSPEAKIASITGIIRYLQIIIDTYKDKTPPRHLRVYLKELVEKRSKRLRKLRLADYKLFEWVIENLDLIHKARPTPNPEKVERKKSLRRLTDLYCDTLRQERLDQYRDHLESQHEKFLQEKLETLQWIQNKEKECGINLTVSDEEIECVSEELEKVKKLNKQKIVEED